One genomic window of Solanum stenotomum isolate F172 chromosome 9, ASM1918654v1, whole genome shotgun sequence includes the following:
- the LOC125876059 gene encoding uncharacterized protein LOC125876059 codes for MVSIEQVDSPATGKTSTAAAAAEAAPSGYVSDGYETASDTELNGTENGSNRESENTINTASSSSDGDLLKEKTQEQQPEVNQEQLNEKALAQANDAKVEGNALFKDGLYEEALSKYELALQVAADIPSSTEIRSICHANRAACFTKLGKHEETIKECTKALELNPTYIKALVRRAEAHEKLEHFEEAITDMTKILELEPSHDQARRTVMCLKPLADEKREKMKEEMIGKLKEMGNSILGRFGMSVDNFKTVKDPNTGSYSVQFQK; via the exons ATGGTGTCGATTGAACAAGTAGATTCACCGGCCACCGGTAAAACTTCGACGGCGGCGGCAGCAGCGGAGGCGGCGCCCTCTGGTTACGTGTCGGATGGTTACGAGACTGCGAGCGATACGGAACTGAACGGAACCGAGAATGGAAGTAATAGGGAATCTGAAAACACGATCAATACGGCGTCGTCTTCATCTGATGGAGATTTGTTGAAGGAGAAGACGCAGGAGCAGCAGCCTGAAGTAAATCAGGAACAATTGAATGAg AAAGCCTTGGCTCAAGCAAATGATGCGAAAGTTGAAGGAAATGCATTGTTTAAGGACGGGCTTTATGAAGAGGCATTGTCAAAATATGAGCTAGCTTTGCAAGTTGCAGCAGATATTCCTTCAAGTACTGAAATTCGTTCAATATGCCATGCTAATCGTGCAGCTTGTTTCACCAAACTG GGGAAACATGAAGAGACGATCAAGGAATGCACAAAAGCGTTGGAACTAAATCCTACATATATAAAGGCTCTGGTTAGAAGAGCAGAGGCACATGAAAAGCTTGAACACTTTGAAGAGGCCATTACTG ACATGACAAAAATCTTGGAATTGGAACCCTCACATGACCAAGCTAGGAGAACTGTGATGTGTTTAAAGCCATTAGCTGATGAGAAGCGAGAAAAGATGAAAGAAGAGATGATTG GCAAGCTCAAAGAAATGGGAAACTCCATTTTGGGCCGATTTGGTATGAGCGTTGACAACTTCAAAACAGTTAAAGATCCAAACACCGGTTCCTACTCTGTTCAATTTCAGAAGTGA